In Oryza sativa Japonica Group chromosome 8, ASM3414082v1, the sequence CTGTTTACGTCGCATAATGTTTAAAAGGACAGAAAAATCTTCATGCACATATATACCTGTAATATGATAAATATCAAGAGGAAACCATATCGTTTTAGCTGTTATTGTTGTACTCAGATGCTCTCTTCTTTTAGATGTCAGATGTATCATTTTGCATTGCATTGACATTAACAAGATCTGTTTGGCAGAGGTGTGCTACATATATCACGACAAAATATTCATCTTGGGAAGCAAGCGATTTTGTAATGATATCTCAATTGTTGCTATTACCTGTTCAGTTAAATAAGATCTGAAATACAGCAGTAAATACTCAGGAAGAGCTGAGGAATCTGGGGTATCAAATCCAGTGGCTGGCTCAAATGGACTTCTTCATTTGAGATAAGAACAGTGAAATACTATAGCCGTCTGAATAGTATGCAAACAAATCCAAACAAAATAACTTCTGGACAGATGTTGTGGAGGCCAATTGGAGCAACAATACAGTGACTTGGAATGTCAGATTCTCGTTATGTGTTCCAAAAAATCCCCAGCTAATTTCCTCAATTTTGTCAGAACGCTTCCTGAACTATCAGCAAGGATAGTTTCAACTGGTGACACTGTGGCAACAAGGACAAAATTTTCACCATTACTGACATTTATTTCATACAACTCAGAGAAGACATGGCGAAGAACATCAATCAACCCTTTGTAGAAGGATCCATCTGCAGCAGGAGGGATAACATTCAATATGAAAGCCCCATCACGATGTAGGATCGTGCGTGAAGCAAGAAGAATGCTTTCCTTTGTCATCTCCAACGGTGGTGCACTGACTCCACATATAGCATCAGATGAATCAAGATCCACCATAATCGCACTGAAATTCATATCAGGGTCCCCTTGATGAGCAAAATCCTGGATCATTTGAATAGCATCACCAACACGGACTTGAAGGAACTCATCCTCTACCAATCCAAAATGGCTCCTTGCAACATCCAGCACAACACCATCAGCCTCTATCCCTAGTACATCACACTGAAGCCCCATTCTGATTGACATCAGAAGAGCGCCGCCACCGATACCAGCACAAAGACACCTCGGCTTGCCACCCAACCGAAAGCTCTCATCCATGGAAGGGGCGATCACCGCAAGACCAGCGGCCATTGCCTGTAGGTAAGGCTGGACCAGCTCTCCACCCACCTCAGGCTGCAATGAACCACCTCCAACCTCATCCAATGCATCTAACATCAAAGAATCACCCGGCGATAATTGCCGCACAAGGCGCACCTGCGTCTGAACAAGGAACGGCATCCGCTTGAACCGCAATCGGCGGCGCAATTCAGCCGAACGTGGCGCGCAGTCGACGGCCACATCCTCAACAACCATCTCACCAACCACAGGACCAGCGACAACCTTGACAGGAGCAAGCCGGAGGAGGTCATCATGGAAGGAGAGCAATGGCACGTCAGGGATAGCATCGCCCCCAAACGCGGCACGGGGGCATAGAGCCAGGAGGAGTGGGAGCAGCCGCGCGTGAGCAGGATCCGGGtccgggcgagcggcggcggcgacgaccaccaCCCGAGAAGGAGACGGCGCGGAGAGCTCGGGGCCGACGAGGATGAGGCGGGAGAGGTGGCTGCACTGGGagcgggaggcgaggaggaggtgcagGTGGCCGGCGCGGGTGGAGAAGATCCAGTCGCGGTGCCGCCCCGCCGGCACGAGCATCGCCGCCGTGCGCGGCGACGGGTGGGGTGAGGAGTGGTCGAGAACCGCCACGCGGAGGAACTCATGGCCGCCATGGGCGTACGGGTCGGAGGCgtggtcgaggaggaggagagggtttGGGAAGGAGAAGGCGATGAAGCGGGAGGGCTCCACGTCCTGCAAGCCCTCCAGCTCCGAGCTGACCGCCATTGCAGAGAGAGAGATCTCGAGCAACCAAGAAACCCAAGCAGGAGGAGCAATCGCGCGCGTCCAAATTTCTCGACGAGGGTTTCGTTTCTCCTCCGATTGGGGGAGTATCGCGAAGATTCTAATGGCGGGGAGAGAGGGTTGACCTGAGATTCCGTCCcgtccagcc encodes:
- the LOC4346064 gene encoding methyltransferase-like protein 13, translating into MAVSSELEGLQDVEPSRFIAFSFPNPLLLLDHASDPYAHGGHEFLRVAVLDHSSPHPSPRTAAMLVPAGRHRDWIFSTRAGHLHLLLASRSQCSHLSRLILVGPELSAPSPSRVVVVAAAARPDPDPAHARLLPLLLALCPRAAFGGDAIPDVPLLSFHDDLLRLAPVKVVAGPVVGEMVVEDVAVDCAPRSAELRRRLRFKRMPFLVQTQVRLVRQLSPGDSLMLDALDEVGGGSLQPEVGGELVQPYLQAMAAGLAVIAPSMDESFRLGGKPRCLCAGIGGGALLMSIRMGLQCDVLGIEADGVVLDVARSHFGLVEDEFLQVRVGDAIQMIQDFAHQGDPDMNFSAIMVDLDSSDAICGVSAPPLEMTKESILLASRTILHRDGAFILNVIPPAADGSFYKGLIDVLRHVFSELYEINVSNGENFVLVATVSPVETILADSSGSVLTKLRKLAGDFLEHITRI